From the Vanacampus margaritifer isolate UIUO_Vmar chromosome 14, RoL_Vmar_1.0, whole genome shotgun sequence genome, the window CAATAGGTACTGCATACAGTAGGCCTACACTCACCAACACTCGGGTAATGAGATTTAATACAAGGTGGTCctttacaactaaaataatgTGCGATATTGATTGATACTTAATAATTCAGTTTCATTGTTGCTGTGGTTGTTTAGAGTGATGTTGAATTTCACCAGAGGGTTTCCAATAGTTAGCCCGTATATCTCTTCGGAACCTCTTGATCTTGCAAATCAGATCATGCCAGAGTGGTGACATTCCACGCACGGAGCCAGCTTTCAAATTGTAGtaatgtgtgtgagagagaactGAGTGCAGCAAGAAATTTGAACTGTTCCTTCCAGTTATTATCTTGGGGAATGGGAGGTTCTAACAGACAAAATAACTGCTGTTGGAAAAGCGCAGTTGTTTGTTCATAATCAACCTTGAGTGATACCATGCACGCTTTTATTGCGAGATTACAATTTCAGAATCTCAACGCCCCCATACTGGTCAGTGGAGACGTCAATCATtgtcctctctttcatttgctaATAACTTCACACAACATGCAAACTGCCATGACAGGAAATAAAACGGTGCACCTCCTTTAGCCATGAAGGGAGCATACGGACCTTATTCTCTCCGGTCTCTGGGAAACATGACCACAATTTTATACACTGACTGTGAACAGCCAACATAAGGACTGTCATCTGGCACAGCGAAGGTGCTGCAGGTTTGTTTCCATGCATATCATTGACtggttttatatttttacaGATTATATTTATGAAGTTGACTTATTTGAACTgtgttttatgttaaaaaaaatagtttatgttgtttaatgtttttttttttccgactgTGTTGTAACTTGTTTTTCAATGTGCACATTGTGCACACACAGTAAATTGAGAACGTATCAACTTTGTCCACAAGATGTCGCACTTATCACACCAGTTTATTAACACCAGTTTGAGCACTCGTGCTGAAATATAAAAGTAGCCGAGCAcatctcctaaaaaaaaaaaagtattcaattTGTTATTGCATTCATAACCATCACAAtgtattcgtttttatttatattttgggcATTCCACGTGTCACTTTAATTCATTACCTTGCATTTTAGAAAAACGCGCCCTGACGTGTGAGAAAATCTGTCACCACTGATTATTAAATTGCATACACCGGTAAATAGTGaattaaaaagtcaacacaTTCTCCCAGACTGGTTTGGTGTGTGTATCTTTGGAGGTGCTAGGTCTCATGACCGTATGTCACCATTTAAATCACATATGCGCAGGGCTTTCAGTAGCAGTGGTaaaattgtcaatcaaatatcgaaataacaataataataataatagttttatATGACAATACGACTTTTATCTGaactctaattttttttttacagttgaaaTGCAGTCGAAATAATTACATaaacaagcaaataaataaataaaaacacaacaacacccGAAACGCGCAAGAACTCATCGGCATCTGCATGAAATGTTGTCAAGTTTGTATAACTTtagcaattttcttttttattaccCCCCCCTGCAGCTGTGTGTTTAGTGTAACTGTACAAGCAGGAGGCCCCGTGAGTCTTGTACGCAAATTGCCTTTTGCAGGTTGGCCCTACCATTGGTTGAAACCACAGTCAGATTCCCCGGCGAAATTATCTGATTGGAAATCAGggaggggagaaaaagaaagagcaaCAAGTGCGATGCCCTTACGCTGGTTTGCTTTTGGGACTTGAaggaaaggattttttttttgtcacacgcACTAAAGATCTGGacgtccaaaaatattttattttttaaattggatcTTGTTGAGGTGAGTTGCTAATATAATTTCAAAGTTAAGGCTACACGTTGTTTTTGGCTTGACTTTATCGCATACAATTTGACATGttaagatgtttattttttatttttattaaatttttatagCATAAATTGTATACTTTTACAATAATTTGCATACTAAAACATTCTTCCCAATTTAAATCTTATGTAAAGTGTAATGTAaatcttgattaaaaaaaaacatttgaaatttcTGTTTGACAAAACATGAGCTTTGTTTTATAGAAACTGAATTTAATATTAACTTATTTACTTAGAGTTAAAGCAACGTGTTATTTGTGCTTGTAGAGTCGACATGCCTCGATCATTCCTGGTGAAAAACAAACGGAGCACTTCATTTAATGTGCATAGATTGTATGAAGACGAGACAGGTAAGTTTGAAatataaacaatgaaaaaaatattaacattaatttcaataactTAGCAATTATTAGGACTATTGTCAGCTccattcattattattcaccaCAGCTCAGTTAATCCATGGatacattaataattaatttcagATAAAAGAGGAGtaagtttttcatttattttaatgtaagaGAACCAAAATGGTCTTATAAGCTTGAATCAACCAAACTGTTTGGATTTAATTTAAAGGAATCTCACCTCAGAGCACAGACTCTTCAGACAGGCCTCAATTAGAAGGTCCTCATTCCCAACCAGAACCCAGGCCATTAGAAAAAGACAAGCAAGAACTTCGGAGTCCTATAACTGTGCATGCAGAGCCCACCAGACCCTCTGTGGCTCCACCAAAGCCATACTACCCAACAGgtgagcattttttatttttttttgcaggaatGACTCTAATTGcagtaattaaaaatatataattcaaacccaaactacAAACTCCATGTTTTCCTCTTCGGTGTGGGCCAGACGATCAACCTGCATGTCTACAAAGATTGTGTGGCATTTGCTATGTTCAGTTctatgtaacccccccccccccccccttcccccttgACCAATTAAGAGGTGGTAGAGAAGGCTGAGAAAGTGCATTACTTGAAAGGAGAAAACTTCTATTAAATACATCTTTTGACACAATTTCTGGAGCCTTCCTTGTaaggatgtttttttaatttgctccACAGATGCTCGTATGGCAGAATTCCCTTCTTACTATAAACCAACATATTCCTGGGAGCAGGTTTCCTCTCCTTATCAGTTGGGTTTTAGCCCCACGGTGCTGCAACATGCCGCCAGTTTGTACAACACACACATCAGCCGCAGCCCACAGCACCAGCAGCCTTTGGACTGTACGACACATTACTCCCCAAGCTCCAACACCTACCACTGTATCACCTGTGATAAGGTATGttaaagggatgcttgactaattgagacattttcagcagtaaaaaaataatcttttgttcagaattaatttgctaacttcattatttttcatgtacaattaatacctttaaaaacacatttttccactcgctgtcgactggAGAAGACATCATCTgcgctgaggaaataggtaacgaccaatcacggctcacctgttctctggatttggtcagcaaactgagccatgattgatcgTTACCCGTTTCCTCAGCGtgggtgacgtcatcttcagccgacagcaggtgacaacatttgtttttaaaggtaataaTTGTTCATAATATGAACTCAtatgaatttattatttaattcattatttatattgtgAATAATGAATGTGTTATTTAGAACTAATTATGTTATCACATCACTTATAGACCAAATatgatcttcttactgttgaaaatggctcaatgagtcaataTCGCTTTAAGTGAGAAAACTATCAACATAGAAGATTTCGCCCTTTGATTAAAAAAGTGTTTCTAGTTAATTATCATGACATTATAATAACATTATTATAAATCTTAATTCAACATTTGGAAGTGAAAACAGGTTACACCAGTCATTTTAGctcattattttaatatcatCAAGTGTTCCTACTACTATTTAATGTTCATTATGTGCTTGTACTGTAACTCAATTTTTTGATTATGATAtgcctgatgttttttttttttaatacaaaccaAAAACTTGAGATCTAGCCTCCACTTTTTGACCCcccaaaatagtttttaaaaaatgggtgtaataagcattattattttttttttttattttttttttttatatatatatatatttttaatcatcattatttttaGTAATAGCAGTAGTAGTAAGAGTAGTAGCAATGATAGTAGTAGGTACATGTTTATTCAGGCAAGGGCTCACAATTTGCCAAACAGAAGGTCACACTCTTTTCTAGCTAGCTGATAAGTTGTATTCAGCTCTaataaagcacaaaaaaatcgTTAACAACTGTTGACATATCAACTGTGCTTCAGGTGTTTTCAACGCCTCACGGCCTGGAGGTTCACGTCAGGAGGTCCCACAGTGGAACGAGACCTTTTGGGTGCAGCATCTGCAGAAAAACCTTTGGCCACGCAGTCAGTCTCGAGCAACACATGAATGTCCACTCCCAGGTACAATCCCTGAAATACTGTCTATGATGTTAATAAAATACGATAGAATACAGAATATATGTTATGATGTATCATATCACTTCTTTTGTAAGTGACATCGATTTCTCGATTCGATTAGGAATgtccgataccactttttttttcagtattagCACTCAACACATGAGTAGAGACCGATACCAAGACCAAGTACCAATTCCACTTGTAGTTTTGATTTGtacccccccccaataaaaaagACCGATAATGTTAAAGAAAGCCTTATataccacaatatatatatatcttgcaatatagcattttttcataaaattgcaattttctattcttctaatttcttttCTACATCGCGTTTTATCCAGGAAAAAAGTTTTGAGTGCAAGATGTGTGGGAAGTCTTTCAAGCGCTCCTCCACTCTGTCCACGCACCTCCTCATCCACTCTGACACGAGGCCGTACCCGTGTCAGTTCTGCGGGAAGAGGTTTCATCAAAAGTCTGACATGAAGAAACATACATATATTCACACAGGTATATGACATTGCCGTCGTTCCATATATGTgtaatttttataaataaatcatgtgACTGGGGTACTTGTGTGCATGATTGATGAATCAGAAAAAGACCGATAAGCAAAATTGAGCTCTTATCATGAAGCTGTCAGCGCAATAGCTGTGGTTCAACAAAAGTATAGCTAGAAATGTAAACATTATCTTAATAGTATGGTTCGTTGCTCCCACCTTAACTGTAGTGACAAAACCTGATTTTCGAGACGCAGAGTGATTTGAATAAAGCGGGCAGCTGCtcttttaaacaaataattagGAAATAATCCAAGATTTTATGGTGtcgattttcttttcttttctttttttttttttttaaccagttgTGTTTTCCATTCCTTAGGTGAGAAACCCCATAAGTGCCAAGTGTGTGGTAAAGCGTTCAGCCAGAGCTCCAACCTGATCACCCACAGTAGGAAACACACAGGCTTCAAACCCTTTGGATGTGACGTTTGCTCCAAAGGCTTCCAGCGCAAAGTGGACCTTCGCAGGCACCACGAGAGTCAGCACAGCATCAAGTAACATGTCAACAGTGGACATTCATATATTAGCATATTACCAGGGGCGGGGCTAAGCCCCCTGATCCCAATATCAAATATACAGTGCCTTCTAGTTCATTTAGGTACGTACACATTACTATGTGACGGAGCCCAATGAGTTAttgtttgttatgtttttttaaataatttcaaataaataataagagcAGATGTTATTGTGATACACCTGCTTAGGGCTGGCCCCTTTAGCTAATGAAACCTGAGGCAGATTTAGAAGTATATTTATTGAGTCAATATCATCTTAGGTTGCCTTTGTGTCTTACTTACTCCGTTTGAACACCCAAAAGTTAGGATTTTCCCAACTTCATATTCATTGTATTATGTATATGTTAGAAATGCATATTGATCAAGctctcacatttttttcttgaattaatTGGAAGCTGATAATATACACCgatgccttcttaaaataatggcctaagtcattttttcagatttttcatgaaacacaaaaaaatgaaccatttgcatcatgaggagatgatttaggcataaaaaatgaagaaaaaaatgacataggcaattattttaacacGGCGATGACATACAAACATCACAATATGTTAGCTTACTGACAGGGTGGaaaatgacagggtggacatttttttgcaaacacaTAACTTTTAATTGGCAGATGTTGGACCTTCATTTAGCAAGATGATTCACTTAGGAAGCTAATTGTACTCTTCaacaaatatagtatttaaaattTCTGGAATGTTTTATGTGAATTGCTAtctatgacagagtggacattaCACCTCACAACATCCAACTAACTACACACATAATATGATGAAAATTACAAAGCATAATATGCTGGTTCATCCTACATTGAATGAAGACAAAATGCTTTTATTAATGTCACTGAAAACATCATtcataacttttttatttttttttattattaaggtCCAGTTACCCcgtaatgacaataataatttcaGGGATGCatgcaaaatgttcaatatgatCATGAAAATAGAATATCCTTAAAATTTTTATCAAATAACTTGTTATGGTGACAATAAatccaaaaaatattcacactgtACTGAGTAGAGCTGTGGGACATACCAAAATCAATAAATCatatattcaattaaaatgatgtGTGCAATATTTGGCCACTTTATAAGACCTCAGAGCTTCATTATTACTCTACATTTTCTTAATTGTGATAATTACGCCAAAGGCACTTTAAAGTGATGTTGACCCTATTATCTCAATTTATAATTTACTACTGatgcaaagcaaattttgtgcAGTAAATTTTACTATatcccagtctaaacagagtaaactttatactcgg encodes:
- the gfi1b gene encoding zinc finger protein Gfi-1b, which translates into the protein MPRSFLVKNKRSTSFNVHRLYEDETGISPQSTDSSDRPQLEGPHSQPEPRPLEKDKQELRSPITVHAEPTRPSVAPPKPYYPTDARMAEFPSYYKPTYSWEQVSSPYQLGFSPTVLQHAASLYNTHISRSPQHQQPLDCTTHYSPSSNTYHCITCDKVFSTPHGLEVHVRRSHSGTRPFGCSICRKTFGHAVSLEQHMNVHSQEKSFECKMCGKSFKRSSTLSTHLLIHSDTRPYPCQFCGKRFHQKSDMKKHTYIHTGEKPHKCQVCGKAFSQSSNLITHSRKHTGFKPFGCDVCSKGFQRKVDLRRHHESQHSIK